Below is a window of Thunnus maccoyii chromosome 16, fThuMac1.1, whole genome shotgun sequence DNA.
AACCGAAGTTCCGCAATGAAAGAGGAAGACCTGAGCAGGTTAAGTACATTCTTTTACAAAAACAGGGACAACATTCACGACACAAAGTCACAGCTACGTTTCATCATGTGAATCATCATTCCTGGGTAAACAATGAAAAACCATTCAACTGCTGTTAATATCACCAGAGGCAGGCAGATACGCTGGCATGCTTGACAACACAGTGACAACCATCATAATTCTTGGTCCAAAACTTGATGAGGAGGTGGAtggagagggatggaggaacAGAGTCTCACAGTACAAAGGAAAGCTGAGGAGGACCAAATGATCTTATATACCTTGCTATGACGACCTCTCTCCTTCTGCCATCCAGTATTGCATTCCTGCATTCGATCCATCACTAAAACACACAAGCGtggtcatacacacacacacacaaacactctaaGACGAGTGACCAGCGAGTGGATAAATGAGGCAACAGAAAATGCGTCTGGTAGGAAAGATAAGAGTAAGTAAAAGTTTAGTAGTTTATCATCTTTCAGTTTAGAGGTTATCTTCATACTGGCAATAGTGAGAGATGAGCTTATTAGTCATattattcacacacaaactcaacaactgaaaaaagacacaaaacgTCAGTTCACTCATCACAAGTGTAGAACAGAAAAGTTACAAATTGGACACAAAATTGATCGCAGTTTAATACACATAAGCTATTACCATGATCAAAATAAGTTCAATAAGTACTGTTCTGTTTATATCTGGATTTTTAAAGTCATGATAACTTTCAAAAACTATCAGTCATTGTAAAGTTCAAGCTAAATTCTTCTAAAGtctttcaaaaacacaaacaacaatgaACACCCCTTTGTCCCCAGCACCTAGATGATAGGACACTCACACCTTGCGGTCATTCAGAAGCATGCCGTTCATCTTCTCAATGGCACGGTCAGCAGCGTCCTGGGTCTCAAAGTGGACAAATGCATAGCCCTTGGAGCCATTTTCATCACACACCACCTGGAGCAGAGGAAGAcatatgtgtaaatatgcatACCTAAAGGCATCATGCTCGGCTTTAGATTAAGGTTCCTTAGCTTTAAAGccatagtttgacattttggcaaaaaCGATTCTGTGCTTTCTTGAACTGCTAAATATGAAACTATAGCCAGTaacctgttagcttagcttagcttagcataaagactggaaaacagggaaacaactagcctggctctgtccaaaggagACGTACCCTATTAGCACCTCTAAAGTTACACTACTACACCACATATCACGTTATACTGTATCTCAAAATCTCAAGTGTGAAAGCAACATTTTGTGGTTTAACTGGGgtttatgtgctggactatttcttggtgaCTTTAAAAACTTTAATAAGTGAGCTTAAGAGGTTCTGGCAGGTGTATTTTGTTCTCTCCAGACAGAGCCTGGTTAGCTGTTTTCCCGCCTCTTGCTGGCCAAAGCTTCATACTTGAGTGGTACTGAtcttctcatttttctcttggcaagaaagtagATAAGCACAATTTCCAAAATTGTCAAACTTAAGCAGATGTTCTGAGGATAAATTCCTTCTTCTTTTGACAGCATGTGCATCTGCAACTCCCACAATATATAGCCTACCAAGTTACATTTGGAAAAGCAAGATACAATATGGCTATTTTCTTAGTTGGAACTAGGAGAAGAGATAGTGTATGAGTTATGTGAGTAAGTACacaagaatattttaaaaaatcatctgACTAAAATGTGATTCATGTGAAATTTCCAAGCAGTTTTACTAACAGTGGAAATATATATATGGTTAATAAGTGCAACAGTACAGTTGTCTCTCAGTTACTTCATTTATGACAACTCTACCTTGCAGGAGAGGATGTTGCCAAAGGCAGAGAAGGTGTCGTACAGGGCTTTGTTGTCTATGGACTTGTCGAGGTTCTTGATGAACACGTTGCCCACTCCAGACTTCCTGAGGGAAGGATCTCTTTGGGACCACATGATTCTGATTGGCTTCCCTTTCACCACGTCAAAGTTCATGGTGTCCAGGGCTCTCTCAGctggtgggggaggaggggcaGAAAGGTGGAGGGAAAGGTCACGGCTGGTTGTTTACATGGAACCATAAgcttgaaaacatttcagtccCTAAATGTATGCAACATATCATGCTTCAGTATGTCATGAATCACACGTGCTGTACTGTAGCACTCTCACACCAGATTTCTGTTCTGCCAGTACCATGGTGCTTTTGTTAtaaccacaaacacagcagtccaCTGAAATAACACAAGGTTACAGTGGAGTGtatcaaaacattttgtccTCCTGTGCGGTGTGTGCCACCATGAAGAATCCCTGCTGCCAGGCCATTACCAAGGCACGTGTAACATGGGTAAGACATTGCAGCAGACCATGTGGCTGATGAGCTTTCTATGAGCAGCTGGGACAAGTGTGGGGGGCAGCTGCATTGGGCAAGCAGGGAACACATGGCCCTCTTCTCTGACACACCACATGCTACTGGGCCATGTCCCACCGAGGCCTGCTGCAGTAGCAGTGCAGTAGGCCCTCTGTTAACAGAAACGGGCTGAAACTGTGGTGTTAAGATTAAAACTTCATTTTTTCATGCGCTCAAATCATTCGGTGGTCTTTCAGCTCAGTTTACGGTTGGATTTACACTATCTTTCTGTTGCTTTAACTCTTACATAGGATAGGCTCTTATGTGGGCACACATGCCAAACATCCTTTTGTTCAGTCACtccacattaacacacacacacacacaggccaggCTGTCCAGCTAAAAGTGTCTGGTAAACAAAACAGAGCTGCCTTGCGTCTGCTGGCATCAGCAGTTTGGCTTGCAATTGTACTTCACAACCCGTGTGCTCAGAGAAGGTATGATCACTGTCAAACATGTGGACTTCCAGAGGGTTCACAGAGGGACTCTTGGCTATAAAAAGGCTAAATTATTGTTGTAATACATGGCATTTATTCACATAGTAACTGGTGTGATTTAGAGTGGTACATGCTTCTGTGATACAGTCAGcgtaataaaatgtaaacaacaatGGATTTGAACTTTATCATAATACTCGTCTCTCCTGTTAACCATTTCTAATACAAAGTTATTACGGAGCAGGCAAATTTTGGGCTGCTCAGAAAGATGTTCTATATTTAGAGAGGGGTCCTGGGAGGTATGTGCTGGCATGGTGTGTGGGTAGAGCATTCTCTACCATTGATGGGGAAGAGACACATTCAACAAGAATGCTCAGATGAGCAACACCAGCTCTCGTGAGTGTTTACACATACAGCTGTGACACGCAGAAATCCAACGGACTTTGCAGTCAACCTCGACTACAGCTTTGCTTTCCATGAAATCCTCTTGCCTTTTCATGTCACAGATCTTCAGGTATATATTGCAAAAAGCTATATTAGttatattttgtcaaactattgCCCCACAGGCACGTGCCCGGACTCCATTTAAATACCCAATAACAGCTGCCATCCCTCCCGCATCTACACCTCCAACAACAAATGGTGTCTTCTCACTTGTGGCTCCTCTTACGTTTACTCAAGCGAACGATACCAAATTACTGGAAGTGAGCCAGTTGTACCCTATCATTACTCCAGCTTTTGGTAACCGACTCAGGCACAGATACATTGTGACAGGTGTTTAAGGTTGATACAGGAGGCGAAAAAGTCCACACAATgtaaacaaccacaacacctGCTACTATTGCTCAATGCTTCCATACCATTGACTGTGAATGGAAAAGCGTTAACCaaatacacttaaaaacacTTCTGATACATTTATCATATATTTAAATAGATAAACACATTTAGGCATCCTAACAGATTAACAATAACcttaaaaaacctttaaaaaataatcttctCATGATAGTACAGTTATATAATTCAACTAATTTCCAATCCCTTCAGAAATAAAGCTGGGATTAAATCCAAATAGAAACCAGATCAAGTCCTTGATATTACACCAGACAATATACACATGGCTGGCACATCAAGTGGGCAGTGTAGGGGTTATTGTTCAGCTGTGCTTGTCCCTTTTCTTGCTTTCAgtaaaaatacagcagcagaGGGCAATGGGAATTAATTTCACTCAGTGGCCCTTTAAATAGGAGCAGAAATGGGTCATTTTGGGTTGAACAGAAAAGACTTTGCAAAAACACTTTATATTCCTAAATATAATGTTGTAATTAATAAGCATAAAATCAACTAATGAATTTTCATTTAACTGTTAAACATGAGTCAACTGTGCATGTGATGAGAGCTTTAACTATAGTAGTCAAATATATTACCAGGAGTATAAAAAAAACTGGGACATGCTTATGTGGGTCAAATGACTGTTCAAACTAGTGTGAAGAACTGCCATGACTGTCCTATTTGAgtgcaaaaacatttcattaaacaAATTCCGGTGTCAGCACCGGCAGTGTTTCTGAATCTGCATTTCATTATGTAGGCAGGAATCACCCAATAGGCAGTTTTAGGGTTGACATTGAAAGCATGTATGACAATGTCAATATCTGAAGGATGCACGGTCTCTAAAAGCCGCATGCACCGACGTCTGCAAATATCGTGCTCAAACTGCATAATGTGTCTTCAGATGTGTCGTTTCTTACCATCAGCAGGCTGTGAGAAGTTGACATAAGCGTATCCCAGGGATCGCCGGGTGATCATGTCTCGGCATACCCGAATGGAGAGCACCGGTCCGGCTGGGCTGAATTTCTCATACAGCATAGCCTCCGTGATATCGGGGTGCAGGTCGCCGACGTAGAGAGAAGCCATCGGATAACTCCCAGTCGCTGTGTTCATAACTCGGActtcacaaaagaaaataaagcagagCTTCCCTCaaaaaagccagaaaataaTGCCGATATTCCGGGTCCGAGCTGCGCGTCAATTCTCAGCTACAGACAGATGATAGTTTTCCAGCTTAGACCTGAAAATTGACGATATATAATCGATGTCTTCTGAAGTATTTCTTCCTTTGAAGCCCCAGGGCctcctgtttctgttatttttttaaattacgattttgcttttttttttttaatcgttTGTATTTCTTTAAGTATAAGgtacttgtttttattttgattttatgaatttttagatttttttatgtatttttattagaGTTTTTCAAGAACAGTGAGTTAGACACTCACGGTCGTTTTGTGGCCGGGAAAGAGACTGCGTGAGGAAAGCATGGGCACTTTATAGAGAGTGCGGTGCGGAGGAAATAGTGGCCAGGGTCAAACTTAGGATAGAAAAAAACCACACAGCGAGTGTACGGTGTAAAAGGGAGAGCGCACACACTGCTGTCCCAACTACAGAGCCCAGCTCCCCACAGCGACATCTGGGTGGGAATAGGCTAGAATAGGTTTACCATAAAGCCATAACGGTAACAGCCTTATTGTGTTGTTATTGGGGaggattttttaaatacataaatgtagatACTTTAAGACTGAATCCAGTTTGAACCATTAGGATAATAAGATACAACTCTTTAGTCACTGAAACTTGTGAAAGACAAGAAAGGTCTTAAGTTGTTTTCATTACTAGATATATTTAAGTTAATGAGATATTCccatttttctgttatttatgcatttttattactttgtcatttttgtatttggttTTGCTCAGCCTGAGGCAGAAAGGTTTTTTTTGATGTGGACAGCCTCTCATTTggaattaaaatataaaataaaaacaaaggatACTTTTGCAGAAAAGTAATGAATTGAATGAGCTGGTATATTTGTTGGTTGAAGTGAAAACCTGCTCTGCTTATCAATTTACTGTAGAAAACCAAAAACtactttatattaaaatatattaaagaaGCAAAACAACTGGATTATTGCTCAATAGGTTTATTCAGTTTGTTACCATGATGTTGCAATTACTCTGCTTTGTCCAGCCTCCTGGGAACGAGATAAATAAGTTAGTAATAGTTCACATGCATGGAACATACAAAAGAACCGAATCAAAGTAAAGATTAGGTACCTCAACAAATCCAGGAAAGTTGAAAGCAGTCCCCTCTGTCTGGGCTCCTGTTTTCTCTTAATTCCATCTACCCCGAATCTTCTGATTGCACCTTTTCCCTCATGTTGCTTCACCGCTTCTTCCTCATAACTCAGTGTCTGTGTTCCATCTGTGCTCTTTGAAAACTGGAGTTTGGAGCGGATTATTGGCTGGgcatcatttgttttgtcttggtGCATTATAGCTGCATCCGTCCACCTTTGGGCTGACTCGTCTCTCATTTGGTTAAAATCATTCTGGTTTAGGTCATTTATATTCATCTCAGCTGGCGGGGCTTCAGAAGGAATAACCCATCCATCAACCAGGGTCATAAGATTCAGATCCCATACAGGAATTTCATTTCCTTGTTTAGTTAGGCTTTCTCTGATCTTCTTTgtgggtgtattcaaaacagaCTCCTGATCTGTGGTTGAAGGCTGCAGCTCAGGAAGGTCATTTGATATCATGTTGCTTGGTTGCAACTGAGCTGTAGAGTTGTCTACCACTTGAGAGCCAATATCGTCACTGTGTTCGATATCCTGCACCTGTCCAGGTAGCCAGACGGTCAGCCTGGCAACAGGGTCCTGACTCACAACCACTACACCCTGTGGGGGAGAGGACCACTGCGATTCAGAGAACTTGCTTCTTGAGACAGAAGTACCAGAAACAAATGTGTCCTCAGGCACCGCGGCATCAGACTGCATGGTGTCGGTAACAGGGATGTTGGATGTTTCTTGTGGTTCAGAGACTGAAGGTGCAGGTCTAGTCTCATCTTCTTTGTCCACAATGATTAAGGGCCCAGTACTGATGATAGCCTTGGCATCTGAAAGGACATGTTTGGTAGTTAGTCACTGTTGGAGACCAGAAAAGTCCATGTTGTTGCAccttttgacaaaaaaaacaaaacaaaacaaaaaaaacacaccatcTGGAAGGTGCTTGACAGACAGGCCTTTACACTTTGAGCTACAGCAGCTGCACACCTCTATATTTCCACTTAGCTCCTCCCATCTGAAAGAGACAAATCttagtaattaaaaaaaaaggaggtcaCATAAGACAGTTTTATGTGTGGGCTGTACAAATACCTTGACTGGATCATGTTGTAGTTGCAGGATTTGGAGCCAGGGGTGACCCCCTGGCCTGAGATGAGCACACTACAGTGGATGTACATCTTCAGGAGAAGCAAGAGTTCACAAGGTCATACAGCTGAACAGCAGAGACACAGTGAAACCACTTTATAAAACTCACCTCAGAAATCAGATACGAAGTGTTCAGAGCAACATTAACCATATCTGCTCTGTTGGAAGCCACAAACTGTATAACAGCATGAGGAGAACCCAAGGGAGCTGTGCACCTGGCAGATAACAGTATCACAGgtgaatataaacaaacattgcAGTGGAGATGAATTTTTTTCCTGACTGCTTACCCTTTATTCAGTATGACTGCATGTCTAGGTCTAGTCTGAGGCTCTGGAGATGCAGAGACGAAGCAGGACTGGATGAAAAGCTGCTGATCAGCTCTGGTTTCAGCAGAAACCTGGAGATTCACAACCTGGCCTCTTTTATAGATATTGGACTCTGCTGTGCTGGTCCATGAtgctgcagggaaaaaaaagtaaagatataTTTTGCGTCCACAAATATACAATTGAGTCCAATTGCATGTTTCATGTTGAACTCACGATTCATGGCCTTTATGTTAAAACTCCTGCCCTTGTCAGGAAGTGCAGCTGAGACAAAGAAGTTTGGATTTGACCTGAAAAGACATTAAACTTTAGCACctttatttatgaacacttacAGATGTTTTGCCAACTCAATAGATGCACCTCTTTGTCATGCAGGAGACGTCCACTGTAAGGGGAGATGGCCACCAGGTAGAGGGAGGATTTTGGAGATTTAAGTGGAGAAAGTTGGAGAATATCTCCAATCCGTTCTGCATCTGTGAGACAAGATGGTTTTAGAAAATTCTGTAGACATAAGATAACGACACAATAATTTGGTCAGCTCACCGAATGAGTAGTTCCACATTGATCAAAGCTGTAAGTGAAGACAAATTGGTTTGGTAGCTCTCCGTTGCTATAGCAGCCGTCACCCAACTGTATTTCGTCTCCGTTCAGTGTGACACCGTTCAATCTCTTATCAACCAGCAATGTTAGCTGAGATTCATCACAAGAAACCTGTACTCTGGGAACCTTCATGATTGGAGGTAATTCAGAAAGGATGTGAAAGTCAGGGGTCCGGGATCGCCAGGAGCTGAAGATGGTGTCAAATGGAGGGAAATCAAAATTTCTTTCAAATGGAAAGCgcatgatatttttaaaaaatcctggAAAAGCTTGTGAAAATGCAGCATCCTGTTGTATTACTGAATGAACAGGAATGAAATTTCCAACAAAAATGCACAGAAATATCTCTGCAGTCCCCATTGCAAACCTCAAAGTGGGCCAACCACTCTGATTACTCTCCCTGCCAGAGTGTGTCATTGATAAGGTGCAGTGGCAGGAGGCACAGGTGTTGGCAATCAAGCTAACGAGGCTGATAAGCACTTATGCTGCGTTCAAGATGGGATTCGGAGCACTTTCACTCTTTAACACCAGTGCAGCCAGTGATtcttttgattttatgttttactgtgaGGCACGGGGCAGGTGGCAGTTATAATCAAATATtacttttgttcattttgtttctgACTGCAAAAATTCAGATAATTAGGATTTTTGTTAAATCCAAATTCAGAAACAAAAATCTTCCCCATcttcaataataatataatacatcaAAGCCATGGATAAtgaaaaatctgaattttaTAATATTCCTGTACTGTTCCTAACACATTGTGACTGTGATATTTTATAGTTTCATGCTGGTATAATCTTTAAAGATAAAATTGTGTACATGATgacttccttttttaaaataattctaTTTATGTGGGAATTAAGTCACACGTTTACACGTTACAGGTCacattttcttctatttttaaaatattttccccctaaaaaaacaaaaatagagaaagaataaataaatatgtaaaccTGAAAAATAAGATGTAATGGAAACAAgagttaaagaaaagaaagagaaaaaagagaaagaccaCAAATCACAAACAGGAGAGCACATATCTGTATTATCTGTCCatttacaaaacaacaactacCATCATCTCAGTCATTATCTTAACATTACATTATACTGAGCATAATGTGGGCCGGCTATCAGTAAAGATGTGTGTCAGCATTTGTATACCAGCCTCTAGCCAAGTAGGCCAGAGTGATCATAtcacataaatgaataaaaaaaaaaactcaacaggaAAATTGCTTGCAATCAAGCAGCAAAACTGGTTTATACACGTGGGAAACTAAAGATCCATATGATGTGACTCTTTACCTGGTGAATACTATGATGCGTAGTGGGGCGGAGCGTCCGCACAGGTAGGCGGTTGTAGAGCCAGGTGAGCGGCGGTAGAGGAAGACAAGGACCCGACAAAAGCAGAGTGTcaaaaaaaactgtcagaaatGACATTAACGCAACTTTTACACTAATATGGTATAAGAGGACGAAAAATCCACCATGGGACATTCAGGTAAGTTCACTTTTACACGTGTTTGACCAAACTGACAGAGTATGTGGGCATGTTGCGTGCTGAAGTTTTTAGGCGTGGTCTGCGCGGTTGTAAACGGAACTCAGAGGAATAGAGTCGTTACAGTTTTTGATGTTTAACGGAGCTCATAACGTACTTAATGTCgtgttcacctgtctgttttgTCTAAAGACGACTTATCAGACATTAGTAAGCATGAGAGAGGTgtgaattaataaatacatatactACAGTGAAACCTGTGATATGATAATGTTTAACTatcagaaaacatcaacaacaaaggattatataatatatatcaaGTCTAATAAGGTGTCTATGCATTCATTTTCAAGTTATATGAGGTCATAGTGGTTTTTGTTGGGGTTTACAGTGACTATGTGTGACAACCTGAATGGCAGCAAACATTAGACTAACAATATTGTGACCAAAAACACTGAGTCACTCCACCAGCAGTGGGAATGCATGAGACAGACTAGTAGCAGGTAACTATGTCTACTTGACCCCTCAGGCCACATCAATGTGGTGGTGAATGTTTGAACACCCCACCCAAACCTTTGTCCTGTGTGGTTCAGGAGGGGGCTTATATGGCCCTCTATGGGTGGGTGCCTCTCACCTTTCctcagaggaaagaaaacaaaaaacaaaaaatccccAGAAACTCTAAATCTTTGCCTATAGCGGCACCATTTTGCAATGCTCTGTTGTCAGTTGAATAAAGATGTTCAGACTGCGGGGGTCCGGGATAATTCTGGTAACTGCTTTATTCTCAAGAGCTGTCATGGTGTGCAAACCGCTGGCCTGCTTTCTTTTTGCAGCGCTGAAACCACAACACTGCAAAGAACTCTGCAAGGCACTCAGACAAGTTCTCAGATGCAGTTAGCTGTATATTTCACATCGCTTTTAATAAAAGTATGTGTGTATCGTCATTTAATGGTGTATATCATGTTGATTCCCGTCAACATGTACTAATGCTTACACAACTGGTATTTACCTATAGTCTAATCCCATAAGTCACAGGCTTCAGTCTGACAGTATGTGCTATTATACAGCAAACACAATGTCACAattagttgtttattttttggattttggtcACAGCACCCAAAGCTGAGAGGTCAAGAGAACATGTTTCTGCTTTCTATAGGAATATGCTGCTCCAGCCTCAAAGACAACAAAGCCCTGATGAAGATCGGCCTCGGGCTGGTGCTGGTGGGCCATGTCAACTTTCTTCTCGGAGCACTGGTGCATGGTGCCGTGCTCAGACACATCAACGTGCACACAACGGCTCGC
It encodes the following:
- the zpcx gene encoding zona pellucida protein C is translated as MGTAEIFLCIFVGNFIPVHSVIQQDAAFSQAFPGFFKNIMRFPFERNFDFPPFDTIFSSWRSRTPDFHILSELPPIMKVPRVQVSCDESQLTLLVDKRLNGVTLNGDEIQLGDGCYSNGELPNQFVFTYSFDQCGTTHSMQNGLEIFSNFLHLNLQNPPSTWWPSPLTVDVSCMTKRSNPNFFVSAALPDKGRSFNIKAMNPSWTSTAESNIYKRGQVVNLQVSAETRADQQLFIQSCFVSASPEPQTRPRHAVILNKGCTAPLGSPHAVIQFVASNRADMVNVALNTSYLISEMYIHCSVLISGQGVTPGSKSCNYNMIQSRWEELSGNIEVCSCCSSKCKGLSVKHLPDDAKAIISTGPLIIVDKEDETRPAPSVSEPQETSNIPVTDTMQSDAAVPEDTFVSGTSVSRSKFSESQWSSPPQGVVVVSQDPVARLTVWLPGQVQDIEHSDDIGSQVVDNSTAQLQPSNMISNDLPELQPSTTDQESVLNTPTKKIRESLTKQGNEIPVWDLNLMTLVDGWVIPSEAPPAEMNINDLNQNDFNQMRDESAQRWTDAAIMHQDKTNDAQPIIRSKLQFSKSTDGTQTLSYEEEAVKQHEGKGAIRRFGVDGIKRKQEPRQRGLLSTFLDLLRRLDKAE